A window of Rhizobium sp. BT04 genomic DNA:
TTAGACCGGGGAGACCAATCGGAACGTGGCGATGAACCAAAGCAAGGATCCCACCTTGCATCAACGCATCCTGAGCGAAATCGAGGGCCGTATCGTCTCGGGCGAATGGCCGCCGGGGCACCGTATTCCCTTCGAGGTCGATCTCGCCACGCAGTATGACTGCTCGCGCATGACGGTGAACAAGGTGCTGACCCAGCTCGCCAAGGCCGGCCTCATCGAGCGCCGCAAGAAGTCCGGCAGCTTCGTCACCCAGCCGCAGGCGCAATCGGCCGTTCTCGAAATCCACGACATCAAGACCGAGGTGCAGTCGCTGAACCTGCCCTATTCCTACGCGGTTTCGAAGAAGACGAGCCGCAAGGCCAAGGCGGAAGACAGCCGAAGGCTAGAACTCCCGGTGGCGTCCTCGGTGGTCGAGGTCGTCTGCATCCACAATGCCGGGGCGCGGCCCTTCTGCCTGGAGGAGCGGCTGATCAGCCTCGCCACCGTGCCGGAGGCCGCCGATGTCGATTTCCTGACGATGGCGCCGGGGCCGTGGCTGCTCAACCAGGTGCCGTGGAGCACCGCCGAACATCGGATCCACGCCATCTCAGCCGGTGCCGACGTGGCGGCCGCCCTCGACATCGCGCGCAACGCCGCCTGCCTCGTCGTCGAACGCCGCACCTGGAGCGGCGCCGGTCCGGTGACCCACGTGCGCTTCACCTATCCCGGCGATCGTCACGCGCTCGTGGCGCGGTTCACGCCGGCATCGCAATAGTCGCCATGTTCCATATACAACATAGCTGGTGTTTTCACTCTTCGAACATCTTGCCGCTGCGGGCTTCGAGCCGGTAGCGATAGCCGGGATAGACCAGGCGAGCGGTGGAGACCACCTGTTTTGCCGACCATGTCCGCCGGCGGATCGTCAGGCACGGTTCGCTCTTCAGGATGGTGAGCAGCTTGCATTCCCAGGCTTGCGGCATCGCCGCCTCGACGACGTGCTCGGAGCCGCTGAGTGGGGCGGCCGCCGTCAGATAGGCGTTCGGCGTCAAGGTGGTGAAATCCTGGTCGAGATATTCAGGGGCGGCCTCCGGATGGACGAAACGGTCCTCGATCTGCACCGGAACGCCGTTTTCGCTGTGCACGATCAGCGAGTGAAAGACCGCCGCGCCGATATCAAGTTCCAGTGCGTCGGCAATCTCGGGAGAGGCCGTTTCCTGGGCGAGAACGATGACGGAAGCCTCATGGACATGGCCGCGTTCGGCGATTTCCTCGGCGATGTTGCGCACCTCGAACAGCGCCGAATAACCCTTGCGCTCGGCGACGAAGGAGCCGACGCCCTGGATGCGCACGAGTTCGCCTTCGTTGGCAAGTTCGCGCAGCGCCCGATTGGCGGTCATCTTGCTGACGCCGAGTTCGACCACCAGCTCGTTTTCCGACGGCACGCGGTATTTCGGCGGCCACTCGCCGCTGTGGATGCGGTCGAGGATCACCTGCTTGACGCCGGCATAAAGCGGCGTGCTATCATTTTCCGCCAGCTCGCGCTTCATTTCCCCGGAACGCTTCATTGCCTATTCCTTTTGCACGAATGGAATTCGCCGCATAAACCGACTTTCCTCTTGCATATCATAAAATATTTCATATGGTACCATATACAACCTCCCAATCGGTCCTTGCCGCAAAAACAGGACAGGAAAGGGCAAGCCGGCGCAGATCGGCCCGGGTGCCGCAAGGTCTGTTTCCATCTCAGAGGAGAATTCATCAATGAAATTCAGTGCAATCCTGTTTTGCGGCGTCGCCGCTCTTTCCGCTTTTGCAGCGCCCGCCTTCGCCAAGGACTGGACGAAGGCGACCATCACGCTCGAAGGCGCCTATGCGCCCTGGAACCTCACCAATGCCGACGGCACGCTCGGCGGCTTCGAACCGGAGCTCGCCAAGGTGCTCTGCGAACGTGCCAAGATCGAGTGCACGCTGGTTGCCTCCGACTGGGACGGCATGATCCCGGCGCTCAACGCCGGCAAGTTCGACGTCATCATGGATGCGCTGTCGATCACCGAGGAGCGCAAGCAGGTGATCGGCTTCACCATTCCCTATGCCGCCACCCCTGCCGCCTTCGCCACCGCCAAGGACAGCCCACTGGCAAAGGCCGCCGGCACCGGCGCCACGATCAAGATGACGCCCGGCCAGACCGGCGTGAAGGAGATCGACGCGCTGAAGGCCGCCTTCAAGGGCAAGACGATCGGCATCCAGGCGGCGACCGTCTATGCCAAGTTCGTCTATGACAATTTCGGCGACATTGCCGAGATCCGCGAATACAAGACCGGCGCCGACCGCGACCTCGACCTGCAGAACGGCCGCATCGACCTCGGCTTCGACGATGCCGTCTATTTCGCCAACGCGTTCAAGGCCGCCAACGACACGCTTGATTTCACCGGTCCGGAGATCGTCGGCTCGATCTGGGGCGAGGGCGAAGGCCTCGGCATCCGCCAGGCCGATACGGACCTGCGCGACAAGTTCAACGAGGCGATCAAATCAGCCCTTGCCGACGGCACGGTCAAGAACCTCTCGATGAAGTGGTTCAAGGTCGACGTCAGCCCGCAGCAATAGAGGTTTCGGCCTTTCGGCCGTAAACCCCTGTCTCCGGCTTTATTGCTGGAGACAGCATGCTATTGTCACCCAAAACACTGCCACGGACGGGGAACGGACGATATGGCAAGCTTGGAACTGCTCGGCTTCGGCTCGACCGGATGGGGCGCGCTGCTCATTGCTGCCGCCTTGATGACGCTCGCCGTCACGGCGACGGCGCTGGCCATCGGCGCGGTGCTCGGCGCGATTGTCGCGGCGGCGAAACTCTCCGGCAATCTTGCCCTCGTCACGCTCGGCAACGTCTATACGACGGTGTTTCGCGGCGTGCCCGAACTGCTGATCATCTATCTCATCTATTTCGGCGGCTCCTCGGCCGTCACCTCGATCGGCAAGGCGATGGGCTACGAGGGGTTCCTCGGCATGCCTTCCTTTGCCGCCGGCGCGCTTGCCGTCGGCATCATCTCCGGCTCCTATCAGGCGGAAGTGTTCCGCGGTGCCTTCCTCGCCATCTCCAAGGGTGAGCTCGAAGCGGCCTCGGCGATCGGCATGAATCGCGCCATGCGCTTTCGCCGCATCATCATGCCGCAGGTGCTGCGGCTGGCCATTCCCGGCCTCGGCAATGTCTGGCAGCTCAGCCTCAAGGATTCGGCGCTGATCTCCGTCACCGGCCTTGCCGAACTGATGCGCACCAGCCAGGTCGCGGCGGGCTCGACGCGGCAATATTTCCTGTTCTTCATCGCCGGCGGCTGCCTCTATCTGATCCTGACCAGCCTTTCCGACCGCATCTTCAACGGTGCGGAACGCCGGGCCAACCGCAGCATGCCGGCATCGGCCATGGGCCAGGCGTAGGGAGGCGATGATGGATTTCACCTTTCTTGCTTCGACCATGGTGACCCTGCTCAAGGCGGTGCCGACGACGCTGATCCTGTTTTCGCTGTCGATCTTCTTCGGTGGCCTGCTGGCGCTCGTCATCGTCTCGATGCGGGTGAGCGGCAACCCGGTGCTTTCGGGTTTCGCCAAAGGTTATATCTTCGTCTTCCGCGGCTCGCCGCTGTTGATCCAGATGTTCCTGGTATTTTACGGCCTCGGTCAGTTCGGCGTCATCCGCTATTCCTTCCTCTGGCCGTTCCTGCGCGAGCCGATGGTCTGCGCCGTGCTGTCGCTGGCGCTCTGCACGGCCGGCTACACGGCGGAGATTTTCCGCGGCGGCATCCGTGCCGTCTCGCCGAAGGAAATCGAAGCGGCGCGCTCGATCGGCATGTCCGGTTTCCTGCTGGTGCGCCGCATCCTGGCGCCGATCGCCTTCCGCCACGCGCTGCCGGCCTATTCCACCGAGATCGTGCTGATGATGAAATCGACGGCGCTCGCAAGCCTCGTCACCGTCTGGGAGGTCACCGGTGTCGCCCAGCGGCTGATCTCGCAGACCTACCGCACGATGGAAGTCTTCCTCTGTGCGGCGATCATCTATCTCGTCCTGAATTTCATCATCCTGCAGGGCATGGCTCTGCTCGAATATTCGCTCTCCCGACACCGCCGTGCAGCCCCGCACGCCCTGAAGGCTTGAGGCGAAACCTGAATCGATTGGAGCAATCATGCCAGGCGTTACCCGACTTTCGGTCCGCAATATCCGCAAGAGCTTCGGCACGCATGAGGTGCTGCGCGGCATTTCCCTCGATGCGGAAGACGGCGATGTGATCTCGCTGCTCGGCGCCTCCGGCTCCGGCAAATCGACCTTCCTGCGCTGCATCAACATGCTCGAAACCGCCAGCGACGGCGAGATCTGGGTCGACGGCGAGCATATTCAAATGGTTCACAAGAACGGCAAGGCAAAGCCGGCCAGCCAGAAGCAGGTGGACCATATCCGCTCGGAACTCGGCATGGTGTTCCAGTCCTTCAACCTCTGGTCCCACATGACGATCCTGCAGAACGTCATCGAAGGTCCCATTCATGTGCTGAAGCGGCCGCGCGCCGATTGCATCGCCGAGGCCGAGGCGCTGCTCGAAAAGGTCGGCATCGCGGACAAGCGCCACGCCTATCCCGCCCATCTCTCCGGCGGCCAGCAGCAGCGCGCCGCGATCGCCCGCGCGCTGGCGATGAAACCGAAGGTCATGCTCTTCGACGAGCCGACCTCGGCGCTCGATCCGGAGCTTGTCGGCGAAGTGCTGCGCGTCATGCGCGCGCTGGCCGAGGAAGGCATGACCATGCTCGTCGTCACCCATGAGATGAGCTTTGCCCGCAACGTCTCCAACCGCGTCGTCTTCATGCGCGAGGGTCTGATCGAAAGCAGCGGCAAGCCGGACGAGATGTTCACCGGCGGCGCCACACCCGCTTTCCGCCAGTTCATCGGCCATTTCGGAAGCGGTCAATGACGATCACCATCGATAAAGTGCTGACCTGGCGCGACGTCGCGCGCGTCGGGGCAGGGGAAGCGCTTGCGCTGTCGCCGGCCGCCTGGGCGCGGATCGAGCTGGCAAGCCGCATCGTCGCCAGCATCGTCGAGACCGGCGTGCGCGCCTATGGCGTCAATACCGGCGTCGGGGCGCTCGCCGATACGGTGGTCGATCGCGCCTCGCAGAGCCTGTTGTCGCGCAGCATCGTGCTCAGCCATGCCTGTGGCGTCGGGCCATTGCTTGATGCCCGCGAGGTGCGCGCCATCATCGCCGCCCAGATTGCCAATTTCGCTCACGGCCATTCCGGCGTGCGGCGCGGGATCGTCGAGCATCTCGCAGCCATGCTGGAGCATGATTGCATTCCCGACGTCCCGTCCAAGGGCTCGGCCGGTTACCTCACCCACAATGCCCATACGGCGCTCGTTCTGATCGGTGAAGGCAGCGCCACGCTCGGCGGCGAACGCATGAGCGGCCGCGAAGCACTTGCCGCGATCGGCCTCACACCGTTGGTGCTCGGCGCCAAGGAGGGCCTCAGTCTTGTCAACGGCACGGCCTGCGCCACCGGCCTGACCGCCGTGGCACTTTCCCGCGCCGAACGGCTGCTCGACTGGGCCGATACGATCGCGGCACTGACCCTGGAAGCGGCAGGCTGCCAGATCGCCGCCTTCGACGCGGCGGTGCTGGCGCTGCGCCCGTCTGCCGGAATCGAGAAGGTCGGAGCGACGCTGCGCGCCCGCCTTCGGGACAGCGGCTTAGTCGCCGCTGCCTTCGGCCGGCGCACGCAGGATGCGCTGAGCCTTCGTTCGGTGCCGCATGCCCATGGCGCGGCGCGCGACGTTTTCGACAATTCCGCCCGCCTCGTCGATCAGGAGCTTGCCTCGGTGACGGACAATCCGGCTGTCTCAGGCACGCCGGAACAGCCGATCGTCTCCTCCGAAGCGCATGCGGTCGCCCCGGCGCTCGGGCAGGCGGCCGATAGTCTGGCGATTGCGCTGGCGCAGATCGGCGCGATCAGCGAGCGGCGCATGGACCGGCTGGTCAATCCGCTGGTAAGCGGCCTGCCGCCGTTTCTGGCAAGCGACGCCGGCAGCCATTCCGGCTTCATGATCGCCCAATATACCGCAGCCGCGCTCAGCAACGAGAACCGCCGCCTTGCCGCACCCGCGGCCATGGATGGCGGCCTGACCTCCGGCCTGCAGGAGGATTTCCTCGCGCATCCCACAGCTGCCGCCGGCAAGCTGCTCGCCGTCATCGACAATGCCGAATACATCCTGGCGATCGAGCTGATGGCGGCGGCCCAGGCGCATGATTTCCTGGCGG
This region includes:
- the hutC gene encoding histidine utilization repressor — translated: MNQSKDPTLHQRILSEIEGRIVSGEWPPGHRIPFEVDLATQYDCSRMTVNKVLTQLAKAGLIERRKKSGSFVTQPQAQSAVLEIHDIKTEVQSLNLPYSYAVSKKTSRKAKAEDSRRLELPVASSVVEVVCIHNAGARPFCLEERLISLATVPEAADVDFLTMAPGPWLLNQVPWSTAEHRIHAISAGADVAAALDIARNAACLVVERRTWSGAGPVTHVRFTYPGDRHALVARFTPASQ
- the hutC gene encoding histidine utilization repressor, coding for MKRSGEMKRELAENDSTPLYAGVKQVILDRIHSGEWPPKYRVPSENELVVELGVSKMTANRALRELANEGELVRIQGVGSFVAERKGYSALFEVRNIAEEIAERGHVHEASVIVLAQETASPEIADALELDIGAAVFHSLIVHSENGVPVQIEDRFVHPEAAPEYLDQDFTTLTPNAYLTAAAPLSGSEHVVEAAMPQAWECKLLTILKSEPCLTIRRRTWSAKQVVSTARLVYPGYRYRLEARSGKMFEE
- a CDS encoding transporter substrate-binding domain-containing protein, encoding MKFSAILFCGVAALSAFAAPAFAKDWTKATITLEGAYAPWNLTNADGTLGGFEPELAKVLCERAKIECTLVASDWDGMIPALNAGKFDVIMDALSITEERKQVIGFTIPYAATPAAFATAKDSPLAKAAGTGATIKMTPGQTGVKEIDALKAAFKGKTIGIQAATVYAKFVYDNFGDIAEIREYKTGADRDLDLQNGRIDLGFDDAVYFANAFKAANDTLDFTGPEIVGSIWGEGEGLGIRQADTDLRDKFNEAIKSALADGTVKNLSMKWFKVDVSPQQ
- a CDS encoding ABC transporter permease → MASLELLGFGSTGWGALLIAAALMTLAVTATALAIGAVLGAIVAAAKLSGNLALVTLGNVYTTVFRGVPELLIIYLIYFGGSSAVTSIGKAMGYEGFLGMPSFAAGALAVGIISGSYQAEVFRGAFLAISKGELEAASAIGMNRAMRFRRIIMPQVLRLAIPGLGNVWQLSLKDSALISVTGLAELMRTSQVAAGSTRQYFLFFIAGGCLYLILTSLSDRIFNGAERRANRSMPASAMGQA
- a CDS encoding ABC transporter permease, translated to MDFTFLASTMVTLLKAVPTTLILFSLSIFFGGLLALVIVSMRVSGNPVLSGFAKGYIFVFRGSPLLIQMFLVFYGLGQFGVIRYSFLWPFLREPMVCAVLSLALCTAGYTAEIFRGGIRAVSPKEIEAARSIGMSGFLLVRRILAPIAFRHALPAYSTEIVLMMKSTALASLVTVWEVTGVAQRLISQTYRTMEVFLCAAIIYLVLNFIILQGMALLEYSLSRHRRAAPHALKA
- a CDS encoding ABC transporter ATP-binding protein gives rise to the protein MPGVTRLSVRNIRKSFGTHEVLRGISLDAEDGDVISLLGASGSGKSTFLRCINMLETASDGEIWVDGEHIQMVHKNGKAKPASQKQVDHIRSELGMVFQSFNLWSHMTILQNVIEGPIHVLKRPRADCIAEAEALLEKVGIADKRHAYPAHLSGGQQQRAAIARALAMKPKVMLFDEPTSALDPELVGEVLRVMRALAEEGMTMLVVTHEMSFARNVSNRVVFMREGLIESSGKPDEMFTGGATPAFRQFIGHFGSGQ
- the hutH gene encoding histidine ammonia-lyase, which gives rise to MTITIDKVLTWRDVARVGAGEALALSPAAWARIELASRIVASIVETGVRAYGVNTGVGALADTVVDRASQSLLSRSIVLSHACGVGPLLDAREVRAIIAAQIANFAHGHSGVRRGIVEHLAAMLEHDCIPDVPSKGSAGYLTHNAHTALVLIGEGSATLGGERMSGREALAAIGLTPLVLGAKEGLSLVNGTACATGLTAVALSRAERLLDWADTIAALTLEAAGCQIAAFDAAVLALRPSAGIEKVGATLRARLRDSGLVAAAFGRRTQDALSLRSVPHAHGAARDVFDNSARLVDQELASVTDNPAVSGTPEQPIVSSEAHAVAPALGQAADSLAIALAQIGAISERRMDRLVNPLVSGLPPFLASDAGSHSGFMIAQYTAAALSNENRRLAAPAAMDGGLTSGLQEDFLAHPTAAAGKLLAVIDNAEYILAIELMAAAQAHDFLAATAPRAAGTDLVYQAVRERVAHYGDERPLNGDIEAVRSLIRESAPPSMG